From one Nocardioides sp. Kera G14 genomic stretch:
- a CDS encoding HNH endonuclease, whose translation MTDTLTTEQIRGFGVPVTGPVDGGLDEICAELGELETLKHQIEARQARLALEVDRLMRERAAAQGVPTQRQGKGVAELVARERRISPAHGRTVVALAKQLRGLPQTFDLFAAGDLSEHQALVVAREAAILEGPDRLAFDIRFAATAGVKEMGTRKIAHRAQAIALGLDEEAVVRRRDKAVADRHVTVQPTDRGDGMGWLKALLPIEQLAAIKDDLATAADTAVALGVDATRSQVMADTLVARLTGTGPVGLEQPAQPMTIDLVMTAEALLEHDHREPALLAGYGPIPNQLAKRLIETAVLDLQKVELRRLFTAPETGELVTMESKARLFPKALAQFIRLRDQLCRTPGCGATIAHIDHVEDWDSGGTTTVANGEGLCRQCNWAKQVIGHQHSHPPPLLTPSASTGPAIPRRPHLVIGYDADLELAA comes from the coding sequence ATGACCGACACCCTGACCACGGAGCAGATCCGTGGCTTCGGGGTGCCCGTCACCGGCCCGGTCGACGGTGGCCTTGACGAGATCTGCGCCGAGCTCGGTGAGCTTGAGACCCTCAAGCACCAGATCGAAGCGCGACAGGCCAGGCTCGCGCTCGAGGTCGACCGGCTGATGCGGGAGCGTGCTGCCGCGCAGGGTGTGCCGACTCAGCGGCAGGGCAAGGGGGTAGCTGAGTTGGTGGCTCGTGAACGCCGTATCTCACCCGCCCACGGCCGCACCGTCGTCGCCTTGGCCAAGCAACTGCGTGGCCTGCCGCAGACGTTCGACCTCTTCGCAGCCGGGGATCTCTCTGAGCACCAAGCCCTCGTGGTCGCCCGCGAGGCTGCGATACTCGAAGGACCCGACCGGCTGGCCTTCGACATCCGCTTCGCCGCCACGGCTGGAGTGAAGGAGATGGGCACCCGGAAGATCGCCCACCGCGCCCAAGCCATCGCGCTCGGCCTCGATGAGGAAGCCGTCGTACGTCGCCGGGACAAGGCCGTCGCCGACCGGCACGTCACGGTCCAGCCCACCGACCGTGGTGACGGGATGGGCTGGCTCAAAGCCCTTCTCCCGATCGAGCAGCTCGCCGCCATCAAAGACGACCTGGCCACTGCCGCCGATACCGCTGTCGCGCTCGGTGTCGACGCCACCCGGAGCCAGGTCATGGCCGACACCCTCGTCGCCCGCCTCACCGGCACCGGCCCCGTCGGTCTCGAGCAGCCCGCCCAGCCGATGACGATCGACCTCGTCATGACCGCCGAGGCGCTCCTTGAGCACGACCACAGGGAGCCGGCCCTCCTCGCGGGCTACGGCCCGATCCCGAACCAACTCGCCAAGAGGCTCATCGAGACCGCCGTCCTCGACCTGCAGAAGGTCGAGCTCCGTCGCCTCTTCACCGCCCCTGAGACCGGTGAGCTGGTCACGATGGAATCCAAGGCACGGCTCTTCCCCAAAGCCCTGGCCCAGTTCATCCGACTGCGAGACCAGCTCTGCCGCACACCCGGCTGCGGCGCCACCATCGCACACATCGACCACGTCGAGGACTGGGACAGCGGAGGCACGACCACCGTCGCCAACGGCGAGGGTCTCTGCAGGCAATGCAACTGGGCCAAACAGGTCATCGGCCACCAGCACAGCCACCCACCACCCCTGCTCACACCCTCGGCCTCGACCGGCCCCGCCATCCCGCGACGGCCCCACCTGGTCATCGGCTACGACGCCGACCTCGAACTCGCCGCCTGA